The nucleotide sequence CATGGagtgaagaaagaaaggcagaagaggCAGCTTCTAAGCTTTGTTAAAGAGTTTCTCATCATTGTTCCAGAGACACAAAGAACCCCTGAAGGGTTTCAAGCAAGAGATGTTGTGATAAGACCTGCATTTTTTAGTACACCATGATGATTTCCTAAAGCTGGAAACCAGGGAGCAAACTGCATGTAAAAGGCGGCTATTTCTATCAGTTTCAAGAAGAAATGATGAGGGCATAAAACGGGGAGTTGCAAGGACCCTGGAGGGGAGATAATGGATATTAAGTACAGAGGATATGAAAGTGGCAGCACTTGAGAAATCTGGGAGGGAGAGTGAAGAATGACTTCCAATTTTTAGCTTGGTTGTCTACTAACAGAAGCTGGTAGCGTCacagctctttttttccccaagaggcTCGGATTTACTTCACGTCCTAAGACACTGCCCCTTGTACTCGAAACATTTCTATCATCTTTTGAGGACGCACTAAAACAATGAGTTAGCATGATGAAGTCTGAAACCACCAGAGTGGGTGAGATTACacggagaagaggaagagggaaaagagaagtggGCTAAGACCAGACTCTAAGAAACACCAACATTTAGTGGgcagaggaaaatgaagcatgacaaaaataaagcaggaacAAGTCAGAGAAATACCAGGAGACTTAAGAGAATACAGTGTTACAGATGACATAGAATCAGTTTTAGGAAGGGGTGATGTCCAGTACCAAACACAGCAAGTACAGTTAATTAAGAAAAGGTCAACACAACCCTAGGATTTAGTAAGGTCCAACTTATTTTTGTTCACCACTGCATATAGTCAGTCCTTGGTGAAATGCTTAGTAGAATGTCTCAGGACCTTTCACATGCTAATTTACATTATGAATTTCCAAGAAGATACAGTATGCACTGTATTCCAAACTTGATGGAATCCTTCTTTCTTAGAACGGGAGTATCTCATGGCCATTTGAGTTCCTGGTAAAAACTATTTGGGAAGTGCTGATAAAAAGTTAATTATAGAACAATGTGGATAAACATACACATAGcaaaaaaaactggaaggaaatgATGTTAAAAGTGGCTGTTTCAGTGAAGAGCACTCAGTTGGTTGAGGAGAATGTCAGTGAAGGCTTCTTAGGGAGGTAGGCAGTATTATCTGAGACCTAGAAGGAAGTACAGTGGGAAAGATGCAGGAACTgttgggtgtgtatgtgtgtttggggggTAGGATGTCAGTGGAGGGTAATGATGGCCAAGAGTATCTGAGGTAAAGGGAACAGTATACGCAAAGTCCAGAAGACAGGAAACATCACAGCTTCTTTCAGTACCTGATGTCTAAGAAGAAGAGGTAAAAGAAGTGCGAGGTGAGGAGAAGTGAAACTGAAAAGGTGACATGCAGACCTTTAACTTGCAGGCAGCAGGGTAACTGAAACATTTCAAGCCAGAGAGTTAACATCACATTATAGGACTGTCTTTTTGGAACAGTAACTTTCACTGCAGTGTGTCAAAGACtttgaaagggaggaaggaagaccaGAGTCAGGCTACTGAAGAAACAGGGGAGAGGTAACAGTAACTATAATAAGATAGTAGTAGTAGGGTTAGAGAAAGTGAATAGAATGCAAAAAACACTTAAGAGGTTGAATCAAAAGGACTCACTGGCTGACAAGATGTAGCAGAGGACAAATAAGGGAAGATCAAAGATGAAAAGGTAAGACTTCTGTGGTTTAGTCAGCCATACtgtgaggaaaggagaaagaaaagattcatttttttcaagattttatttgacagagagagagaaagagtgtacaagcaggggaagcaggagagggagaaggaggctccccactgagcagggaggtcaatgtggggctcaatcccaggaaggaccgtgggatcatgacctgagccaaaggtagacacttaaccaaccgagccacctaggcaccccaagattaATCCATTTTAGGCATCCTAGTTTGAGGAAAACATGCACAACTGAATTTGAAGACAACAAACTGAGGACCATATGGAAGAAATAATGATTAATATATAGATAAAGCATCCATAAAACCAATTCAAAAGTACTAAGACACCATaaatataaaacagataaaattagttttaaaaatagctaataacagggatgcctgggtatctcagttggctaagtgtctgccttcagctcaggtcctaagccctgggtcctgggattgagcactgcatagggctccctgctcagtgggaagcctacttatcctgctgcctgctgctctctctctgtttgggctcactctcgctctctttaagaaaaaaaaaaaaaatcttaaaaaaaaaaaagctactagcATTCTATCCTATGAAAATAATCAAACATTCAGAAAAAGCTCTAGCATTAAGATGTTCACGGCAGCATCATTTATAGTAGGAAATATGGAAATCTAAATATGGAAACCTAAATCAGACagaatatgcagccaaaaatTGTTTATGGATCATCTTTAATGATATATGAAAATGCTTATGGAaatgttaagtttaaaaaaataaaagcaggaggATATAAAATTGTAAGTGTCAAGTAATTTCaactcagagaaacaaaacaaaaactcacctCAATGTTAATTAGGTAGCAATTTTAAGGGatgtaaaatttttatgttgttctgtattttctaaatcttttctAATAAGCATGTCCTTACTTGACATACAAGGAGAATGTTTTGcttatttaagagaaaaactaaaaactagAATGGAAAACGATAGTTAGATATACTGTCCCTTCTGAGCTattctctctctgatttcccaGCActaggaagtgtgtgtgtgtgtgtgtgtgtgtgtattttaagatttatgagcaagtgagagagcacgcgtgcacacacacacatgcaagtgtggggaggggcacagagagaatccccaggcagactccctactaagcagagcACCCCAAGGGaagtccaacttggggctccatctgacaacccatgagatcacgactggagcctgaaaccaagagttggatgctcaactgactgagccatctaggcacccttATGTACGTATTTTTAAAGCAAGGGATGGGGTGGTGGGTGAGAGAGGCATATTTGCTTATCCTAAAGTACTGGTAATTTTGAGAGCTGTATTGTGTCTATATTCATCTCTTCtgttttcaataaatttaaaagtaatacaAGATCTtgggggcgtctgagtggctcagtctgtttagTGACcgactctttttgttttttaaagattttatttatttatttgacaaagagagagagatcacaagtaggcagaaagacaggcagaggtggagggggaagcagtctccctgctgagcagggagcctgatgtgggggtcaatcccaggaccctgagatcatgacctgagctgaaggcagaggcttaacccactgagactctcaggcgcccctcatctcaATTCTGATTTCAAGCCTgctttgggttccatgctgggagtggagcttcctaaataaataaataaataaataaataaaataataataataaatacaagatcttaataaaactgacaaatcttaaaaacattttacggatttaaaataacaaatacctCTAGGTAGGACTTTTGACACAAGGTCTAGTGGTTTTAATGGAATACCTATCCACTAGCAAAATCCTAGGACAATTAGGGAACGAATACCAGGGTCATGGCCTGGGCAGAAAGACCAGGGGAAGGTTCATAGACAAGTAGGTACAGGTTTTTGACACTGTGAGTAGTTTACAGCATTAAGAGTAGAGAATTCGGATCATAATGAGATTATATCAACAGATGGCATCTGAGGGGGCTCAAGAGAACTCAAAGAGGTACAAAGtggaaaattccaaaaaaaataaatccgaACATAAACTATCCCAACCCAACCCCAAATGCCAAGATATGACACCTATAACCATAATAATTACTATATCAAAAGTCTTCGATTCAGCTgagtaatttctctctctcttttaagagattttatttatttatttgacacagagaaagagatcacgagcaggcagagagagggggggaagtaggcaccccactgagcagagaacccaatgtgaggctcgatcccaaggaccccgatatcatgacctgagccggaggcagaggcttaacccactgagccacccaggcgcccctgagtaaTTTCTCTCTTAAAGAGATAtggtttcggggcacctgggtggctcagcgggttaaagcctctgccttcagctcaggtcatgatcccagggtcctgggatcgagccccacgtcgggctctctgcttggcggggagcctgcttcctcctctctctctctctgcctacctctctgcctacttgtgatctctatctgtcaaataaatgaatctttaaaaaaaaaaaaaaaaaaagagatatggTTTCATGACAGTCACCTCTAACTTCAACTTCCGAAGTCAGGGACAGTATCCTTTAACCTCACCTCCACCCTCCCATCTAATTCTCATTTTCCAAATCATATTTTCCACTGGAAACAGAATATGGTTTCATCATCTAGATTTTTGTACTTACTTACTCTTCTAGCCTATAAAACAAGATAACTTCCACAAATTTATATTTCGCTATGTAAAgtacttctttcattttatttagcctatttttcccttttttaagctcatgctctctcagaCAGGCCCAATGCTTTATTATTCTTTGATCTGGAGCATCTGGTACATGCATAGCACAAAGGTGTTTAATGAATGAGGAAGGTAAATGAATTACTCTTTAAATCCCTTCTATCACTTTAGATATTAAGTATAATTACTGTATTTAAACACTGTTAAAGGGACAGTATCTTTATCATTAATTAAGCTAGCAACATCTCCTATTAATACCCTCCTCTATGATTTAATATCCCACTATTGGCTACTGTGTAGCTATCACATGGATTTAAGGTACACATACGCtagattaaaatcaaaatgaaagctCTTTCCGCCATCTTTCTTTGCCACCATAATGGTGTGCATGAATGTCCTGGCAGATGCTCTCAAGAGCATCAACAATGCTGAAAAGAGAGGCAAACGCCAGGTTCTTATTAGGCCGTGCTCCAAAGTCATTGTCCGGTTTCTCACTGTGATGATGAAGCACGGTTACATTGGCGAATTTGAAATCATTGATGATCACAGAGTGGGGAAGATTGTTGTGAACCTCACAGGCAGGTTGAACAAGTGTGGAGTGATCAGCCCCAGGTTTGATGTACAACTGAAAGATCTAGAAAAATGGCAGAATAACCTGCTCCCGTCCCGCCAGTTTGGTTTCATTGTACTGACAACTTCAGCTGGCATCATGGACCATGAAGAAGCAAGACAAAAACACACAGGTGGGAAAAATCCTGGGATTCTTTTTCTAGGGATGTAATACATATGTGCAAATAAGATgcctcagtggaaaaaaaaaatcataatgaaagaGTATTACTGAAAACTTATTAtcatttacattcaaaatctTATTTCTCTTCCTAACAACATTTTCAACTGGacattattatctctattttatagtCTAATGCAGCAAATAAGAGATGGAATGGAATCTATCCAGGAAACCGCAGAGTCCAAGTCTGGAGTTATGCTAGTTGCAGTGGTTAAGTTAACTGCCACAGACTGTTACTCTTTTAAATGTAGggatctagtttttttttccattttagtattCAGTGTGTAGCACAATGCCTAGTATAGAAAGGGTATTTTGTGACCATGGATTGATTGATAGTCCTAATCATGCGATCACTAAGCTGCTAGGGAAATTAAGTTAATCTACCTCTCTCCGCGGTAAGAGGTAATTAATCTCTTAACTAAATCCTTGTCTAGCTCCCAAGTTTTAAGTCTATGATTGCCTAATCAATATGGATTTATGATCCAGCAGTTATTATGCTGAATGTTGGCTTTAATAAATTATGTTGTATACTTATCAGTGAACCAGGGGCTTATGTAGACTGCTGGCCAGGAGACAAAAAGTAATTCTACCTATAACTGGGCATTATAATCCCATTTATTAAACAGAATTTATCATGTGAGTAAACAATGAGAGTGAGCTAAACTGAGACTCATTCTTCAAAACTGGCCTAGactattaaaaattattgatataataaaaaacaacaaaaaatttattCTAGACTGAAGAGGCATGGCAACTAAATGTAATGGTTAAATTCTGTatccaaaaacaaagacaactatAAGCGAGGTTATTGGGACAATTAGAGAAATGTGACTATTGTCAATATATTATCTAATAGGATAGcataaatgttaaattttctgaATGTGGTGATAATATTGTAGTTATGTGGGAGAATATCCTTTATCTTAGGTGATACAATCTCAATGTTTTAGGGGTAAAGTGTTTTGATGTCTACAACTAATTCTCTAATGGTTCAGAAAAAATAGGTGGatgtatagagaaaaaaaaacaaatgtgacAAAATGTTCATTTGTGATTGTGAATCTATGGGATGAGCAAATGAATACTCATTATGTTATTTTTGCAACTTCAAAACTATAGTTTTGAAGATTttcaaaataaagggaaaaataaaaaacatggtaAGGACTAAAATACGGTGTAAGGGAGAATAATTTTGAACTTAGAATTTAATTTTGACAAGTTATCAATCAGAAATGAGAGCAAAATATAGATTCAGAAAGAAACACTGAATTTTTCTCAGAACAATGCACAACTAAGCTAAAATAAGATAATGTAAAAGTcttacacaccaaaaaaaaaaaaagatgtttagtTACAGGCATCTAAGAATTGTAGTTTTTCAtagaagaacattaaaaaaaaagtactgtaaCTACAAAGCTGCTTTCATGGGATTCTGACACATTATGGCATAACTAGAGGGCATATAAAACTTTATTGCTGGTATCTGGTATCATGTTTCTTTTCTCACAAAGTCAAGTGGTGCTTTCCTTAGTTACTCTGATTTTAATCAAGCAAAGCAAGAAATATTACCTCTGtggagcaaaaagaaaacaaaaccaatccTCAGTTTCCTGGAAGTATGAATTaccataaacattttttaacactATCATATTAATTAAGCCATTTTGGCTTAATTTGCAGTGagacttcagattttatttatatgctaCGGATCAATTTTAAAGACAGATATTTAATATCTGTTTTATCACAGAAGTGAAGATATTAGACTGGTCCTAAATAGAAATTAGAACTACTTCTTAaacatatttaacaaaaatatgaGGAGATCAAGTTTCACtcttaaataacaaaacaaataaaaaaatagaacttaagATTGTATTACCTTGTggtaaattttttcttaagatttatttttaagtactctctacacccaaggtgagGGTCAAACTCACAATCCTAAAACCAAGAACTGCACACTCCACCAAATGATAGCCAGGATCCCCACTTTGTGGtaaattttgaaaagattaaGCAACATTACTGCTCATCACATCCCCTCCATTCTTAGGAGGAAAAGATGTAACCATTAAATCAAGTTAAGCCATCATTACGTTAAGTGCTTATCCCCATGAACATCTTTAATGGGTTACATGGTTCAAATGTCTACAAACTGAACTaacaatgtaaaataaaaaataaaaaaccatcaACGCAAACATCAAACTATCATCGACACCTAGGATGGAGCCTAAACTTGATGTGATCTCTAATTAGTCAATTTATATAGCTAAATGAATTATTACGTACCACCCCTTATTGTATAAAAAGACTCCCTAAGAAGGGAAAGTATCTCATGTGGTAGAATTCATAACTGCTTTTATACATTATTGATAAAGTAgacctgttattttttttttaaagattttatttatttatttgacagagagagagagatcacaagcaggcagagaggcaggcagagagagaggtggaagcaggctccccgctgagcagagagcctgatgtggggctcgatcccaggaccctgagatcatgacctgagccgaaggcagaggcttaacccactgagccacccaggcaccccgagtagacctgttatttatttacttttcaaagatttttatttatttgtcagagagagagagagagagcacaagcagggggagcagcaagcagagggagagggagaagcacgctacCCACTAAGCAAGGAACtcgatgcggaactcaatcccagaaccctgggatcatgtcctgaaccaaaagcaggcacttaacggactgagccacccaggtgtcccaagacccATTATTTAGAATAAGCTATTATTCTGGCCCTCAGAGAGATAAAACTGTTtcagggatctttttttttttttttttaatttgacagacagagatcacaagcaggcagagagagaggagaaagcaggcttcccgcggaacagagagcccgatgtggggctcgatcccaggaccctgggatcatgacctgagctgaaggcagaggctttaacccactgagccacccacgtgcccctgtttCAGGGATCTTAATATACCCTGGCTGCAACTGTGAAATGTTACTTTGACACTTCTAAGTCAAAATATTGCTAAAAGACAACTTGAgcttttaaataatagaaaaactgACATCATAAATACCTGTCAGAATACTGCCTGGAacaggctatttttttttcaacttcaaaCTTTGGTGCTGTAAATGAGTTACAGTTCAACTAATAGTGAATTTCTGCAGATGCTATGATTATTGGGAAGCAGAACTTCACATTTAGGATGAACTGGATATATAATCTAAAAAATCTGCTTACTAACTGTCTGACACAAGTTTACCAAAGATAGTATATTTATCCTGATGTTTCTGGGCATGGGCTAGTGACTTTAGAAAACACTTGCATTTTGAAGGCACGGCGGCCCCCCTCACAGTTAGACAGTTAGCAGCTCTCAGGGGACTAAGGGCTATCCTGCAACTG is from Meles meles chromosome 1, mMelMel3.1 paternal haplotype, whole genome shotgun sequence and encodes:
- the LOC123941589 gene encoding 40S ribosomal protein S15a-like, whose amino-acid sequence is MVCMNVLADALKSINNAEKRGKRQVLIRPCSKVIVRFLTVMMKHGYIGEFEIIDDHRVGKIVVNLTGRLNKCGVISPRFDVQLKDLEKWQNNLLPSRQFGFIVLTTSAGIMDHEEARQKHTGGKNPGILFLGM